Proteins from a genomic interval of Pseudomonas asplenii:
- the aroK gene encoding shikimate kinase AroK, which produces MRNLILVGPMGAGKSTIGRLLAKELRLPFKDSDKEIELRTGANIPWIFDREGEPGFRDREQAMIAELCASDGVVLATGGGAVMRDENRRALHAGGRVVYLHASVEQQVGRTARDRNRPLLRTADPAKTLRDLLSLRDPLYREIADLVVETDERPPRMVVLDILERLQQLPPR; this is translated from the coding sequence GTGCGAAATTTGATTCTTGTTGGGCCTATGGGGGCTGGAAAGAGCACCATCGGTCGTTTGCTGGCCAAAGAGCTGCGCCTGCCTTTCAAAGATTCCGATAAGGAAATTGAATTGCGCACCGGCGCGAATATCCCATGGATTTTCGACAGGGAAGGCGAGCCCGGCTTTCGTGATCGCGAGCAGGCGATGATTGCCGAGCTGTGTGCCAGCGACGGTGTGGTCCTGGCCACGGGCGGTGGTGCGGTGATGCGCGATGAAAATCGTCGGGCGTTGCATGCCGGTGGTCGGGTGGTCTACCTGCATGCCTCGGTGGAGCAGCAGGTGGGGCGTACCGCCCGTGATCGCAACCGGCCATTACTGCGCACTGCCGACCCGGCCAAGACCCTGCGCGACCTGCTGTCGCTCCGTGATCCGCTTTATCGGGAAATCGCCGATCTGGTGGTGGAAACCGATGAACGGCCGCCGCGTATGGTCGTGTTGGACATCCTTGAACGCTTGCAGCAACTACCTCCCCGTTAA